In Malus sylvestris chromosome 16, drMalSylv7.2, whole genome shotgun sequence, the following are encoded in one genomic region:
- the LOC126607697 gene encoding LOW QUALITY PROTEIN: uncharacterized protein LOC126607697 (The sequence of the model RefSeq protein was modified relative to this genomic sequence to represent the inferred CDS: inserted 2 bases in 1 codon; substituted 1 base at 1 genomic stop codon), translating to MLSLFGLALNDKKINPRISHAHFGLFAAIICTVVAIAVIIAGIVVFSGYMIIHPRVPLITVTSAYLDNFQNTEAGLLETEITIVIRAENDNTNAHASFSDTSFMLSFQGLSIAGLVAYPFEVNKNSLVDFHYLVQSSXIPLNPELMDXKRDRIVFNLKGNLRARWRVGLLGSVKFWGHLNCQLKFHPSNGTHLAAQGKNSQNTDPLSSFNFYVRKLSSSPFLH from the exons ATGTTGTCGCTTTTCGGGTTAGCCCTTAATGACAAGAAAATTAACCCAAGGATCAGCCACGCACACTTTGGTTTGTTTGCAGCCATAATCTGCACCGTCGTAGCCATAGCCGTGATCATTGCAGGCATCGTGGTGTTTTCCGGCTACATGATCATCCATCCAAGGGTGCCTTTAATCACCGTCACCTCTGCTTATCTCGATAACTTTCAAAACACCGAGGCCGGTCTTCTTGAAACGGAGATCACCATTGTTATAAGGGCGGAGAACGACAACACCAATGCGCATGCAAGCTTTTCGGATACAAGCTTCATGCTGAGCTTCCAAGGGCTGAGCATTGCGGGGCTGGTGGCGTATCCGTTCGAAGTCAATAAAAATAGCTTGGTTGATTTCCATTACTTGGTGCAATCATCGTAGATTCCGCTGAATCCGGAGCTGATGGA GAAGCGGGACAGAATTGTTTTTAACTTGAAGGGGAATTTGAGGGCAAGGTGGAGAGTAGGGTTGCTTGGTTCAGTTAAGTTCTGGGGTCATTTGAATTGTCAGCTCAAGTTTCATCCTTCAAATGGAACTCACCTTGCAGCTCAAGGGAAAAATAGTCAAAACACAGATCCATTGTCATCTTTCAATTTTTACGTACGCAAATTGAGTTCTTCTCCTTTCCTCCATTAA